A window from Tenacibaculum singaporense encodes these proteins:
- a CDS encoding YggS family pyridoxal phosphate-dependent enzyme encodes MITGIKENLQKIKSTLPENVTLVAVSKTKPIADIQEAYDAGQRVFGENKIQEMVAKYDELPKDIKWHMIGHLQRNKVKYMAHFVDLIHGVDSFKTLKEINKQAKKHNRVINCLLQARIAKEDTKFGLPFEDIEAILASEELKELENIKIVGLMGMATFTDNQEQLQEEFSSLANFFNKNQENYPNLQILSMGMSGDYELAIKNGSTMVRIGSSIFGVRNYIA; translated from the coding sequence ATGATTACAGGAATTAAAGAAAATCTTCAAAAAATAAAATCAACACTACCAGAAAATGTAACGTTAGTTGCTGTTTCTAAAACCAAACCTATTGCCGATATACAAGAAGCTTACGATGCTGGGCAACGAGTATTTGGTGAGAATAAAATACAGGAAATGGTAGCTAAGTATGATGAATTGCCTAAAGACATAAAATGGCATATGATTGGTCACCTACAACGTAATAAGGTAAAGTACATGGCTCATTTTGTTGATTTAATTCATGGTGTAGATAGTTTTAAAACACTGAAAGAAATAAACAAACAGGCTAAAAAACATAATAGAGTTATTAATTGTTTGTTACAAGCACGAATTGCTAAAGAAGATACCAAATTTGGGTTACCTTTTGAAGATATTGAAGCTATTTTAGCTTCGGAAGAATTAAAAGAACTTGAAAATATAAAAATTGTTGGTTTAATGGGAATGGCTACGTTTACAGATAACCAAGAACAATTACAAGAAGAGTTTTCTTCATTAGCTAATTTCTTTAATAAAAATCAAGAAAACTATCCTAATTTACAAATATTATCTATGGGAATGAGTGGTGATTATGAATTAGCCATAAAAAATGGCAGTACAATGGTACGAATAGGAAGCTCTATTTTTGGAGTTAGAAATTATATTGCTTAG
- a CDS encoding exonuclease domain-containing protein translates to MYAILDIETTGGKYNEEGITEIAIYKYDGHQIIDQFISLVNPEREIQEFVVKLTGINNKMLRNAPKFYEVAKRIVEITQDCFIVAHNANFDYRILRTEFDRLGYKYKRNTLCTVTLSKKLIPESPSHSLGKLCKFLGIPMSDRHRATGDALATVQLFKLLIDKDVEKNIIQQSIKYFDNRHEKFRIQRILDSLPEKEGLFYVHNHEGTIIFVGRGKNIKQETNKLFLKETRKALKVIKRVARVSYEETGNILFTRLKYHLELEKLKPKYNIIRKRKITDRNFNHDNMLIVDKGRVPEEHAVILIEKNEVVGYTYTNLAFQENQLSILKSMLTPIEHKELAKTIIKNYLLKNKVSKIVRLQVENNL, encoded by the coding sequence TTGTACGCTATTTTAGACATTGAAACTACTGGAGGAAAATATAACGAAGAAGGAATTACAGAAATTGCCATCTATAAATATGACGGACATCAAATTATAGATCAATTCATTAGCTTAGTAAATCCAGAAAGAGAAATTCAGGAGTTTGTTGTAAAACTTACTGGTATTAATAACAAAATGCTGCGAAATGCACCCAAGTTTTATGAAGTAGCGAAAAGAATTGTTGAAATAACTCAAGATTGCTTTATTGTAGCTCACAATGCTAATTTTGATTATCGTATTCTTCGTACCGAATTTGACCGATTAGGCTATAAATATAAACGTAATACGCTTTGTACAGTAACTTTAAGTAAAAAACTTATCCCTGAATCTCCATCTCATAGTCTGGGGAAACTATGTAAATTTTTGGGAATTCCTATGTCTGATCGTCATAGAGCTACAGGTGATGCATTAGCCACTGTACAATTATTTAAATTATTGATAGATAAAGATGTTGAGAAAAATATCATTCAACAATCTATAAAGTATTTTGATAACAGACATGAAAAGTTTCGTATTCAAAGAATATTAGATAGTTTACCTGAAAAAGAAGGTCTTTTTTACGTCCATAATCATGAGGGAACTATCATTTTTGTAGGTAGAGGTAAAAATATAAAACAAGAAACTAACAAACTCTTTTTAAAAGAAACCAGAAAAGCTTTAAAAGTAATAAAAAGAGTTGCTAGGGTTTCTTATGAAGAAACGGGAAATATACTTTTTACACGCTTAAAATACCATTTAGAGCTTGAAAAGCTAAAACCTAAGTACAATATCATTAGAAAAAGAAAAATTACAGATAGAAACTTTAATCATGATAACATGCTTATCGTTGATAAAGGTAGAGTTCCAGAAGAACACGCTGTAATTTTAATTGAAAAAAACGAAGTTGTAGGATATACATATACCAATCTTGCATTTCAAGAAAACCAATTGTCTATTCTAAAATCAATGCTCACTCCTATTGAACACAAAGAGCTAGCAAAAACCATCATTAAAAACTATTTACTAAAAAATAAAGTGTCTAAAATAGTACGATTACAAGTTGAAAATAATTTGTAA
- a CDS encoding ion transporter — protein sequence MDNKTLNWREKLHEVIYEADTSAGRLFDIALLFAILASIILVMLESVESFDNKHHNFLYVSEWVITIFFSIEYILRIISIKKPTKYIFSFYGIIDLLSTIPMYLTFFFVGTHSSLIALRALRLLRVFRILKVSRYIGESNQLIKALNASKAKIGVFLYFVLIICIILGSVMYFIEGAENGFTSIPRSIYWSIVTLTTVGYGDIAPQTALGQFIASITVIIGYAIIAIPTGIVSSEMTKKKVHLNTQSCPNCSYEGHKDDAEFCYHCGTKLN from the coding sequence TTGGATAATAAAACACTTAATTGGAGAGAAAAATTACACGAAGTAATCTATGAAGCAGATACATCTGCTGGTAGGCTATTTGATATTGCTTTATTATTTGCAATTTTAGCAAGTATTATATTAGTAATGCTTGAAAGTGTTGAAAGCTTTGACAATAAGCATCATAATTTCTTATACGTATCTGAGTGGGTTATTACCATCTTTTTTTCAATTGAATACATCCTTCGAATAATTTCAATAAAAAAACCAACAAAATATATTTTTAGCTTTTATGGTATTATAGATTTACTTTCTACTATTCCTATGTACCTAACGTTCTTTTTTGTAGGTACCCATAGTAGTTTAATAGCATTAAGAGCATTACGTTTATTAAGAGTTTTTAGGATTTTAAAAGTCTCTAGATATATTGGAGAGTCAAATCAATTAATAAAAGCTTTAAATGCTAGTAAAGCTAAAATTGGAGTCTTTCTTTATTTTGTGTTGATTATCTGTATCATTTTAGGTTCCGTAATGTATTTTATTGAAGGGGCTGAAAACGGCTTTACAAGTATTCCTAGAAGCATTTATTGGTCAATAGTAACACTTACAACCGTTGGTTATGGAGATATTGCTCCGCAAACCGCTTTAGGACAATTTATTGCAAGTATTACTGTAATTATTGGTTATGCTATTATCGCTATTCCTACAGGAATAGTAAGTTCAGAAATGACCAAAAAAAAGGTACATCTAAACACCCAATCTTGCCCAAATTGCTCCTATGAAGGGCATAAAGATGATGCAGAATTTTGTTATCATTGCGGAACAAAACTGAACTAA
- the miaA gene encoding tRNA (adenosine(37)-N6)-dimethylallyltransferase MiaA, giving the protein MSQKNTLITIVGATAIGKTALSIKLAQHFNCDIISCDSRQFYKEMTIGTAVPVPEELDAAPHHFIQNRSIFEDYSVGQFEKDALKTLDILFIKNPVQIMVGGSGLYVDAVLKGLDYFPNVDSQIRIDLTTELENKGIEHLQNQLKSLDLEAYNTIAIDNPHRLIRALEICIGTGKTYSSFKNKPKTPRNFQSIKIGLKADREIMYDRINRRVDIMIENGLIEEAKKLHPHKNLNALQTVGYRELFEYFEGNFTKEFAIEEIKKNSRRFAKRQGTWFRKDANTIWFDFQEDVQNIIKAIENKL; this is encoded by the coding sequence ATGTCTCAAAAGAATACGTTAATTACAATTGTTGGTGCAACTGCTATTGGTAAAACAGCACTAAGCATTAAACTAGCTCAGCATTTTAATTGTGATATTATTTCGTGTGACTCTCGTCAGTTTTATAAAGAAATGACTATAGGAACAGCTGTTCCTGTCCCCGAAGAACTGGATGCTGCTCCACATCATTTTATTCAAAACAGAAGTATTTTTGAGGATTATTCAGTAGGACAGTTTGAAAAAGATGCATTAAAAACTCTAGACATACTGTTTATCAAAAATCCAGTTCAAATAATGGTAGGTGGAAGTGGTTTATATGTAGATGCTGTTTTAAAAGGATTAGACTATTTTCCTAATGTAGACTCACAAATAAGAATAGATTTAACTACTGAGTTAGAAAACAAAGGTATAGAACATCTTCAAAATCAATTAAAAAGCCTTGATTTAGAAGCTTACAACACAATTGCTATAGATAATCCACATCGATTAATCCGTGCATTAGAAATTTGTATAGGCACTGGAAAAACATATAGTTCTTTTAAAAATAAACCTAAAACACCTCGTAATTTTCAAAGTATAAAAATAGGTTTAAAAGCAGATAGAGAAATTATGTACGATCGCATCAACCGTCGAGTAGATATTATGATTGAAAACGGTTTGATAGAAGAAGCTAAAAAACTACATCCTCATAAAAACCTAAACGCACTACAAACAGTAGGATACAGAGAGTTATTTGAATATTTTGAAGGTAATTTTACTAAAGAGTTTGCTATTGAGGAAATTAAGAAAAACTCTAGAAGATTTGCCAAACGACAAGGAACATGGTTTCGTAAAGATGCAAATACCATATGGTTTGATTTTCAAGAAGATGTTCAAAATATTATAAAAGCCATTGAAAATAAACTTTAA
- a CDS encoding OmpH family outer membrane protein, with protein sequence MKLKITFILALFFIGFSNAQTKVGTVDSELIISKMPQMKGVLQRVENYGKKLDSSFQIKATEYKAKVDSFKAEEKLMTEDDKKARFQELRTLEQEMGKFRQNGATMMQVQRDQSLRPLYKKLSEVIAEVAKANGYTQILTTNGNQFGYIDERFDITQLVLDKLGIKE encoded by the coding sequence ATGAAACTAAAAATCACTTTTATACTAGCTTTATTTTTTATCGGATTTTCTAATGCTCAAACTAAAGTAGGAACAGTAGACAGCGAATTAATCATTAGTAAAATGCCACAAATGAAAGGCGTTTTACAACGAGTAGAAAATTATGGTAAAAAACTAGACTCTAGTTTTCAAATAAAAGCTACAGAATATAAAGCTAAAGTAGATTCTTTTAAAGCAGAAGAAAAGCTAATGACTGAAGATGACAAGAAAGCTAGATTTCAAGAATTAAGAACTCTTGAGCAAGAAATGGGTAAATTTCGTCAGAATGGAGCCACTATGATGCAAGTGCAAAGAGATCAAAGCTTACGTCCCTTATATAAAAAGTTAAGTGAGGTAATAGCCGAAGTTGCTAAAGCAAATGGATATACGCAAATTTTAACTACTAATGGAAATCAATTTGGGTATATTGATGAGCGTTTTGATATCACTCAATTGGTATTAGATAAATTAGGAATTAAAGAGTAA
- a CDS encoding DUF1853 family protein codes for MYPQKKDLQLQYEGFLKTPFLWHGKGVFNLEQFTTSKTRTTSFNQEITQKLRLGKLVERFVSFELNQDSSVSILAENIQIQKEKITVGELDCLLLKNKKTIHLEVIYKFYLYDATVGNSEIEHWIGPNRRDSLIQKLTKLQEKQLPLLYSNHTKAYLDKLKLKINEIKQQVYFKTQLFVPLKDFRSSFKHVNNDCIYGFYVYPKELAKFSGCKFYIPNKHDWLVNPHSNINWLTFEAFQNKLQQFLNEENAPLCWLKKPNGELLKFFVVWWKD; via the coding sequence ATGTACCCCCAAAAAAAAGACTTACAATTACAATATGAAGGATTTTTAAAAACACCTTTTCTATGGCATGGAAAAGGTGTTTTTAACTTAGAACAATTTACTACTTCAAAAACTCGAACAACTTCGTTTAACCAAGAAATCACACAAAAATTACGTTTAGGAAAGTTAGTTGAACGTTTTGTTTCATTTGAATTAAATCAAGATAGTTCTGTATCAATCCTTGCTGAAAATATTCAAATTCAAAAAGAAAAAATTACCGTAGGTGAATTGGATTGTTTGCTATTAAAAAATAAAAAAACAATTCATTTAGAAGTTATATATAAATTCTATTTGTACGATGCTACTGTTGGCAACTCTGAAATTGAACATTGGATTGGTCCAAATCGACGTGATTCTCTTATTCAAAAACTAACAAAGCTTCAAGAAAAACAATTACCTCTTCTCTACTCTAACCATACAAAAGCCTATCTAGACAAATTAAAACTAAAAATTAATGAAATAAAGCAACAAGTGTATTTTAAAACACAGTTATTTGTTCCATTAAAAGACTTTAGAAGTAGTTTTAAACATGTTAACAATGATTGCATTTATGGTTTTTATGTCTACCCAAAGGAATTAGCAAAATTCTCAGGTTGTAAGTTCTATATTCCTAATAAACATGATTGGTTGGTGAATCCGCATTCAAATATTAACTGGTTAACTTTTGAAGCCTTTCAAAATAAACTTCAACAGTTTTTAAATGAAGAAAACGCACCACTTTGTTGGCTAAAGAAACCAAATGGAGAATTACTTAAATTTTTTGTGGTTTGGTGGAAAGATTAG
- a CDS encoding EamA family transporter, with amino-acid sequence MKESKPLIIAAFIAIYVIWGSTYLLNKIVVTEVSPLLLAAIRFSISGALIMLIAKLLKREIKVTKKQFLNSAIAGFLFLVYGNGMFVWALKFVDSGFGALLAATQPLFVLLLLRLIDGKKMQRQSIIGVVLGIIGMYLLVSQNEITTSKDMLIGIFMIFSCVLSWSYGSVFVAKATLPKNFFVSTGYQMLFAGGLLFTASLLLDENWSSPLDWSFKAQGAMFLLIVFGSIVAFTSFNYLLKIVPTEKVSTSAYVNPVVALFLGWYFLDETLTTQSVIASIILLSGVYFITSRKRISKLKVTSKPQKV; translated from the coding sequence ATGAAAGAATCTAAACCACTAATTATAGCCGCTTTTATTGCTATTTATGTAATTTGGGGCTCTACCTATTTACTAAATAAAATTGTTGTTACTGAAGTTTCACCATTGTTGTTGGCAGCTATTCGTTTTTCTATATCGGGAGCGCTAATCATGTTAATAGCTAAACTTTTAAAAAGAGAAATAAAAGTGACTAAAAAACAATTTTTAAATTCTGCGATAGCTGGTTTCCTTTTTTTAGTATATGGAAATGGAATGTTTGTTTGGGCATTAAAATTTGTTGATAGTGGTTTTGGTGCTTTATTAGCGGCAACACAACCATTATTTGTATTGTTGTTATTACGTTTGATTGATGGAAAGAAAATGCAAAGACAATCGATTATTGGAGTGGTTTTAGGAATTATAGGAATGTATTTGTTAGTAAGTCAAAATGAAATTACGACTTCAAAAGATATGCTAATAGGAATCTTTATGATTTTTTCATGCGTATTAAGTTGGAGTTACGGTAGTGTTTTTGTGGCCAAAGCTACGCTTCCTAAAAACTTTTTTGTAAGTACAGGATATCAAATGCTTTTTGCAGGAGGCTTACTTTTTACTGCATCTCTATTATTAGATGAAAACTGGTCTTCTCCCTTAGATTGGTCTTTTAAAGCGCAAGGAGCTATGTTTTTATTAATTGTTTTTGGAAGTATTGTTGCATTTACATCTTTTAATTATTTATTAAAAATTGTTCCAACAGAAAAGGTATCGACATCAGCATATGTTAATCCTGTTGTAGCCTTGTTTTTAGGGTGGTATTTTTTAGATGAAACCTTGACAACACAATCAGTAATAGCGTCTATTATATTATTATCAGGAGTTTATTTTATTACATCAAGAAAGCGAATTTCAAAGTTAAAGGTTACCAGTAAACCACAAAAAGTTTAG
- a CDS encoding class I SAM-dependent methyltransferase encodes MKEALHQLFIEFQNSIQKNDFVKLTLSKPIRKSDDLSNVYVRQITLKGDVCFQFLYRYKTNDQTKNYSFEESVEELTNLLSENFRAATLFTLTNDLLVFISKKKKVSYKTTQPSFKNKLPETHDKPKEKRAENSEYLYHLGVTDKGGKVIPKMADKYRQINKYLEIIEAQIQSVKLPNHINIVDMGSGKGYLTFALYDYLVNQKGYTASVTGIELRESLVNYCNDIAKKCGFKGLLFVAQPIQEYDNDKIDILIALHACDTATDDAIYKGLVSKAELIICAPCCHKQIRQQVKGKEQESPLLKYGIFKERQFEMVTDTIRALILEKHQYNTKVFEFISNEHTRKNVMLIGAKSSKKVDSERIGAKISELKSAYQIDQHYLETLL; translated from the coding sequence ATGAAAGAAGCCTTGCATCAACTGTTTATTGAATTTCAAAACAGCATTCAAAAAAATGATTTTGTAAAATTAACTTTAAGTAAACCAATTCGTAAAAGTGATGACTTGTCGAATGTATACGTTCGTCAAATAACGTTAAAAGGAGACGTGTGTTTTCAGTTTTTATATCGATATAAAACAAATGACCAAACAAAAAACTATTCTTTTGAAGAAAGTGTAGAGGAATTAACCAACTTACTTTCAGAAAATTTTAGAGCTGCAACCTTATTTACGCTGACTAATGATTTATTGGTATTCATTTCAAAAAAGAAAAAGGTAAGCTATAAAACTACGCAGCCTAGTTTTAAAAACAAATTACCAGAAACTCACGATAAACCAAAAGAGAAAAGAGCTGAAAACAGCGAATATTTATATCATTTAGGAGTAACGGATAAAGGAGGGAAAGTAATTCCTAAAATGGCGGATAAATACCGTCAGATAAATAAGTATTTAGAGATTATTGAAGCCCAAATACAATCAGTTAAATTACCTAATCATATCAATATTGTTGACATGGGGTCAGGAAAGGGGTATTTAACCTTTGCTTTATATGATTATTTGGTCAATCAAAAAGGGTATACAGCTAGTGTTACAGGTATTGAATTACGTGAAAGTTTGGTAAATTATTGTAATGATATTGCTAAAAAATGTGGGTTCAAAGGTTTATTGTTTGTAGCGCAACCTATTCAGGAGTATGACAATGATAAAATAGATATTTTAATTGCTTTACATGCTTGTGATACAGCTACAGATGATGCTATATACAAAGGGTTAGTTTCTAAAGCAGAATTAATTATTTGTGCACCGTGCTGTCATAAACAAATCCGTCAACAAGTAAAAGGAAAAGAGCAGGAGAGCCCTTTATTAAAATATGGTATTTTTAAAGAACGTCAGTTTGAAATGGTTACTGATACTATTAGAGCGTTGATTTTAGAAAAACACCAATACAATACTAAAGTTTTTGAATTCATAAGTAATGAGCACACACGCAAGAATGTAATGTTGATTGGTGCTAAATCTTCAAAAAAAGTAGATTCAGAACGTATTGGTGCAAAAATATCAGAATTAAAAAGTGCTTATCAAATAGACCAACATTATTTAGAAACCTTGTTGTAA
- a CDS encoding amidohydrolase family protein has protein sequence MKHLKVSNLLLLLTVSFFLINCTKSNKAEIEKESNTYVIKNVNVIPMTKNNNVIENATVVIHNNKIKSINDSIPSEATIIDGKGKWLIPGLIDMHVHTLSNGSFSRGYATRGSTVNFNTQNLMTPYIANGVTTVFELSGRLGHFSQRDKIMDKSVIGPRIAIAAVIDGKGNEIKATTPLEGRQSVRNAKGLGYRFIKVYTWLNEETFKAVIDEAEKQNMKVVGHIPATFEGKPAEDLFVPHFGLIAHAEELSKQTNDYSYEKAQEFARLAKENNTWLIPNLSNMVWISKQAKSLENIQKLPSLKYVHPLMQSKWLNSNRYHGASPELIEFYNKQKDFHIQIVKAFKEANVPMLAGTDAGISGIVWGFSLHDELELLVETGLTPEEALTYATRLPAKWLEIGDKIGTIEAGKFADLILLDKNPLEKIENTRSISGVFVNGKWLNKNKINSMLQKVEQWNNANKEKFQWKNRKNL, from the coding sequence ATGAAACATCTAAAAGTCAGCAATTTATTATTACTCCTAACAGTGTCTTTTTTCCTAATTAATTGTACAAAAAGTAATAAAGCTGAAATTGAAAAAGAAAGTAATACCTACGTTATAAAAAACGTCAATGTAATACCAATGACAAAGAATAACAATGTCATTGAAAATGCTACTGTAGTAATTCATAATAACAAGATAAAATCCATAAATGATTCTATTCCTTCTGAAGCAACAATCATCGATGGTAAAGGTAAATGGCTTATTCCTGGGCTTATTGACATGCATGTACATACACTAAGTAATGGTAGTTTCTCTCGAGGATATGCAACTAGAGGCTCTACAGTAAATTTTAACACTCAAAACTTAATGACTCCATATATTGCCAATGGAGTTACTACAGTATTTGAGTTAAGTGGAAGACTTGGGCACTTTTCACAAAGAGATAAAATAATGGATAAAAGTGTTATTGGTCCACGTATAGCAATAGCTGCTGTAATTGATGGTAAAGGCAATGAAATAAAAGCTACAACTCCTTTAGAAGGAAGACAATCTGTTAGAAATGCAAAAGGTTTAGGATATAGATTTATAAAGGTTTATACTTGGTTAAACGAAGAAACTTTTAAAGCTGTTATTGATGAAGCTGAGAAACAAAATATGAAAGTTGTAGGACACATTCCTGCTACTTTTGAAGGAAAACCAGCTGAAGATTTATTTGTACCACATTTCGGACTCATAGCACATGCTGAAGAATTATCGAAACAGACGAATGATTATAGTTATGAAAAAGCGCAAGAATTTGCTCGTTTGGCTAAAGAAAATAATACTTGGCTAATTCCGAATTTATCTAATATGGTCTGGATTTCAAAACAGGCTAAATCATTAGAAAATATTCAAAAATTACCAAGTTTAAAGTATGTACATCCGCTAATGCAGAGTAAATGGTTAAACTCGAATCGTTATCATGGAGCTTCTCCCGAATTAATAGAATTCTATAATAAACAAAAAGATTTTCATATTCAGATTGTAAAAGCTTTTAAAGAAGCTAATGTACCTATGCTTGCAGGAACAGATGCTGGTATTTCTGGAATTGTTTGGGGTTTTTCTCTTCATGATGAATTAGAACTATTAGTAGAAACAGGCTTAACACCTGAAGAAGCTTTAACTTACGCAACTAGGTTACCTGCTAAATGGTTAGAAATCGGCGATAAAATAGGAACGATAGAAGCTGGAAAGTTTGCTGACTTGATTTTACTTGATAAAAATCCTTTAGAAAAAATTGAAAACACGCGTTCTATTTCAGGAGTTTTTGTCAACGGAAAATGGCTAAATAAAAATAAGATTAACTCTATGCTTCAGAAAGTAGAACAATGGAACAATGCCAATAAAGAGAAGTTTCAATGGAAAAATAGAAAGAATTTATAA